A window of Variovorax paradoxus genomic DNA:
CAACGGCGCCCAGCTGCTGGCCATGGAACATGCGGACATCCCCGTGATCTGCGCGGTCCGCCGGGTCGAGGGCGCCATGCTCGAATCAGTGCTGGCGGGCGACCTCGACGGCGCCTACGCCGGCACCCGGCATCTGCTGGACCTGGGGCACCGGCGCATCGGCCTGATCGTCGGCCCCGGCGAAACCACCTCCGGCAAGGAACGTCTGGCGGGCTACAAGCGGGCCATGCAGGAAGCGGGCCTGCCCGTGGACCCGGCGCTGATCCAGACCGGTCGCTATGCGCCGGAGACCGGCGTCGTCGCCGCCAATGCGCTGCTGTCGATGCCCGCGCCGCCCACGGCGATCTTCGTGGCCAACCACGAATCGTCGGTCGGCGTGCTGCGGGTGGTGTCCGAGCGCGGTCTGCTGATTCCCGACGACCTGTCGCTTCTTTTCTACGAAGACTCGCCCTGGTTCGAATGGCAGCGACCCGCCATCAGCGTGGTCGACAGCGGCGCGACGGAAATGGCCAACCTCGCGGTCGACCGGCTCGTGCAGCGCCTGGGCGGCGTGGCCAACAGCGGGCGCGAATACCGGGTGGGCTCGCGCCTGATCCAGCGCGCCTCCTGCCGCGCGGTGCAAGAAAGCTGACGCCATGCCCTATCTCGAGATCCTCGCGCCGCGCGCATCCGACAGCAACAAGCGCACCGCCAGCCGCGCACTGACCGACGGCGTCGTCGAATCCTTCGCGGTGTCGCCGTCCACGGTGACGCTGTACTTCCTGCCGGTCGAAGCCGCCAACTATGCGCACGAAGGCCACCTGGGCCACGACGGCGGCGGCGAAGGCCAGCGCGTGTTCGTGAAGGTGCACGCCTACCGCCGCACGATTGCCGAGCGCCGTGCGCTCGCCGCCGCCATCACGCAGCCGCTGGCCGAGTGCTTCGCCACGTCGAGCCACAACGTGGCCATCTATTTCCTCGACCGCGACCGCGACGAGGTCGCGCACGACGGCCACATGGCCAGCGACGAAGACCAGCCCGCCACGTAAGCCCAGCCGCCCTTCTCCGATCACTCCCTCGACACCATGACCCATTTCCTCACCGAAGACCAGATCTCGCTGCGCGACACCGCGCGCCGTTTCGCAGAGGGCGAAGTGCTGCCGCGCGCCGCCGCCATCGACCGCGAAGACAAGTTCGACCGCGTGCTCTACCGCGGCATGGCCGAACTCGGCCTGTTCGGCGTGAGCCTGCCCGAGGCGGCCGGCGGCTCCGGCTTCGACACCGTGAGCACCTGCCTCGTGATGGAAGAACTGGCGCGCTGCTCGGGCGCCATCGGCA
This region includes:
- a CDS encoding LacI family DNA-binding transcriptional regulator, which translates into the protein MAVTLRDVARAADVSIATASRALAGSSLTNHATQKHVIQVAAALGYRTNTFARALKTKRSRLIGLTVHNLENASFQVLASVVQSRMQALGYQVILSISADDPEQERDIFRTLVDHSVDGLIAVPNGANGAQLLAMEHADIPVICAVRRVEGAMLESVLAGDLDGAYAGTRHLLDLGHRRIGLIVGPGETTSGKERLAGYKRAMQEAGLPVDPALIQTGRYAPETGVVAANALLSMPAPPTAIFVANHESSVGVLRVVSERGLLIPDDLSLLFYEDSPWFEWQRPAISVVDSGATEMANLAVDRLVQRLGGVANSGREYRVGSRLIQRASCRAVQES
- a CDS encoding tautomerase family protein; protein product: MPYLEILAPRASDSNKRTASRALTDGVVESFAVSPSTVTLYFLPVEAANYAHEGHLGHDGGGEGQRVFVKVHAYRRTIAERRALAAAITQPLAECFATSSHNVAIYFLDRDRDEVAHDGHMASDEDQPAT